One stretch of Candidatus Thermoplasmatota archaeon DNA includes these proteins:
- the acsA gene encoding acetate--CoA ligase, which translates to MAEESTELIHGDLVKKDPAKLRLKPNLQNYVELRKTFRWSDADKMVEWFPGGKINAAHNVIDRHAKGTRRDKTALIFDEGDGNSRMFTFHQLYVLTNKFANVMKKLDIKRQDRVFFFLQRSPELYAGFVGAIKAGAIASPMFPAFGPDAIRDRLLDSGAVAIVTDSELKKRVYEVKDQLPELKHMIVVGKDVAANEISWEKEMEAASDEFDPVPMDPEEFMYMLYTSGTTGKPKGVVHAHKAIVQATLSTRWVLDVHDEDIYWCTADLGWVTGVVYGVLGPWSNGITQVGLGGRFDPERWYRTIQSYKVSIWYTAPTAVRMLMAKGDELPKKYDLSSLRANYSVGEPLNPEGVRWALDVFDLKPFHDTWWQTETGSILITNFPEMDIKPGSMGKPLPGIEAAIVDENGKELEQGEEGSLVIRPGWPSMMRQIWKNPTKYNECFRNGWYYTGDTAQIDKDGYFWYVGRADDVIKTAGERVGPFEVESALIEHPAIVEAGVIGKPDQLRGNIIKAFIVLAPGYTETPQLKEDIQKFVKTKLAGHAYPREIDFVKSLPKTRSGKIMRRLLRARELGLPIGDTSTLED; encoded by the coding sequence ATGGCTGAGGAGAGCACTGAATTGATACACGGAGATCTTGTCAAGAAGGATCCCGCGAAGCTGCGATTGAAACCGAATCTACAGAACTACGTTGAACTGAGGAAGACCTTCAGGTGGTCGGACGCCGACAAGATGGTCGAGTGGTTCCCTGGCGGCAAGATCAACGCAGCGCACAACGTGATCGACAGACATGCCAAGGGGACGCGAAGGGACAAGACCGCGCTCATATTCGATGAAGGAGACGGCAACTCGCGGATGTTCACCTTCCACCAGCTGTACGTGTTGACTAACAAGTTCGCAAACGTGATGAAAAAGCTCGACATCAAGAGACAGGACAGAGTCTTCTTCTTCCTGCAGAGATCGCCCGAGCTCTATGCCGGCTTTGTCGGAGCGATCAAGGCGGGCGCAATCGCCAGCCCGATGTTCCCTGCCTTCGGCCCGGACGCCATCAGGGACAGGCTCCTCGACAGCGGCGCAGTGGCCATCGTCACCGACTCCGAGCTCAAGAAGAGGGTCTACGAGGTCAAGGACCAGCTCCCGGAGCTCAAGCACATGATCGTGGTCGGCAAGGATGTCGCCGCAAACGAAATCAGCTGGGAGAAGGAGATGGAAGCCGCATCGGACGAGTTCGACCCTGTCCCGATGGACCCGGAGGAGTTCATGTACATGCTTTACACATCAGGTACGACCGGCAAGCCGAAGGGCGTGGTGCACGCTCACAAGGCCATTGTGCAGGCAACCCTATCGACCAGATGGGTTCTTGATGTCCATGATGAGGACATCTACTGGTGCACTGCAGACCTGGGCTGGGTGACAGGCGTCGTTTACGGCGTCCTCGGCCCGTGGTCGAACGGCATCACACAGGTCGGCCTCGGTGGAAGGTTCGACCCTGAGAGATGGTACAGGACCATCCAGAGCTACAAGGTCTCGATCTGGTACACCGCCCCGACCGCCGTAAGGATGCTCATGGCGAAGGGCGACGAACTACCGAAGAAGTACGACCTCTCGAGCCTGAGAGCGAACTACTCGGTTGGCGAGCCGCTCAACCCTGAGGGAGTGAGGTGGGCTCTAGACGTCTTCGACCTCAAGCCCTTCCACGACACTTGGTGGCAGACGGAGACCGGCAGCATTCTGATCACCAACTTCCCCGAAATGGACATCAAGCCTGGCTCTATGGGCAAGCCGCTGCCGGGCATCGAGGCTGCAATCGTCGACGAGAACGGCAAGGAGCTGGAGCAGGGGGAGGAGGGCAGCCTGGTTATCAGGCCAGGCTGGCCGTCCATGATGAGACAGATATGGAAGAACCCGACGAAGTACAACGAGTGTTTCAGGAACGGTTGGTACTACACAGGCGACACAGCCCAGATCGACAAGGACGGGTATTTCTGGTATGTCGGGCGCGCGGACGATGTGATCAAGACCGCCGGTGAGAGAGTCGGTCCGTTCGAGGTCGAGAGCGCACTGATCGAACACCCGGCGATTGTAGAGGCCGGGGTCATAGGCAAGCCCGATCAATTGAGGGGCAACATCATCAAGGCATTCATCGTGCTCGCGCCTGGCTACACCGAGACCCCTCAGCTGAAGGAAGACATTCAGAAGTTCGTCAAGACCAAGCTCGCCGGCCACGCATATCCGAGGGAGATTGATTTCGTCAAGAGCCTCCCGAAGACGAGGAGCGGCAAGATAATGCGGAGGCTGCTGAGGGCGAGGGAGCTGGGCCTCCCGATCGGGGATACATCGACGCTGGAGGACTGA